A portion of the Chondrinema litorale genome contains these proteins:
- a CDS encoding serine hydrolase, with protein MRNLYLFSILLLFTFSCGKIKESTTTKDQLKAEIQEIFNAEKGDFALAFLPLFNPQDSILINVTEEFHAASTMKTPVMFEVFKQVEAGKLALTDSILIKNNFYSIVDSSEYVIKDDSENELYQMIGDSLPLYDVMYKMIIKSSNLGTNLIIEKVGAKNVTQTMRDLGAPYIQVLRGVEDLKAFEKGMSNTTTAYDMMVLYEKIANAEVLSRESNDKMIEVLLDQYYNEMIPAKLPADVKVAHKTGSITGVRHDAGIVMLPDGKKYVLVLLSKNLENPDASIEKMAEVSGKIYQYVIDSYKNS; from the coding sequence ATGAGAAACTTATACCTCTTTTCTATTTTACTTCTATTTACTTTTTCTTGTGGAAAAATAAAAGAAAGCACCACTACTAAAGATCAGCTTAAAGCAGAGATTCAGGAAATATTTAATGCTGAAAAAGGTGATTTTGCTTTGGCATTTCTTCCATTGTTCAATCCTCAGGATTCTATCTTAATTAATGTAACCGAAGAGTTTCATGCTGCCAGTACCATGAAAACTCCTGTTATGTTTGAAGTTTTTAAGCAAGTAGAAGCTGGCAAATTAGCTTTAACAGATTCTATTCTAATCAAAAATAATTTTTACAGCATTGTAGATAGCAGTGAGTATGTAATTAAAGATGACTCTGAGAATGAACTCTATCAAATGATTGGCGACTCTTTACCACTTTATGATGTGATGTACAAAATGATTATTAAAAGTAGTAATCTGGGTACAAATCTGATTATTGAGAAAGTAGGAGCTAAAAATGTGACTCAAACCATGAGAGATTTGGGTGCGCCATACATTCAGGTTTTAAGAGGAGTAGAAGATTTAAAAGCTTTTGAGAAAGGGATGAGCAATACCACAACTGCTTACGACATGATGGTTTTGTACGAAAAAATTGCAAATGCTGAAGTTTTAAGCAGAGAGTCTAATGATAAAATGATTGAGGTTTTGCTAGATCAATATTATAATGAGATGATTCCAGCCAAATTACCGGCTGATGTGAAAGTAGCTCATAAAACTGGTTCGATAACAGGAGTGAGACACGATGCAGGTATTGTAATGTTACCAGATGGTAAAAAATATGTTTTGGTGTTACTCTCTAAGAATCTAGAAAACCCAGATGCAAGCATAGAGAAAATGGCAGAAGTCTCAGGCAAGATTTATCAGTATGTGATTGATAGCTATAAAAACTCTTAA
- a CDS encoding cell division protein ZapA, which translates to MKEFFIKIKIADRTYSLKIKPEDEEILRQAAKAIENKLKLRQEQMRINDKQDLLAMVAFDAEVEKLKEQKANEHINKSIDTINNQLNNMLDEF; encoded by the coding sequence ATGAAAGAATTTTTCATAAAAATAAAAATAGCTGACAGAACTTATTCTCTCAAGATAAAGCCTGAGGATGAAGAGATCCTTAGGCAAGCAGCAAAAGCAATAGAAAATAAACTTAAACTAAGACAGGAACAAATGCGAATTAATGACAAGCAGGATTTATTAGCTATGGTCGCTTTTGATGCTGAAGTTGAGAAGTTAAAAGAACAGAAAGCAAATGAGCATATTAATAAATCAATTGATACTATTAATAATCAATTGAATAATATGTTAGATGAGTTTTAG
- a CDS encoding RNA polymerase sigma factor yields the protein MDALILKRDWEIEFNSELNLQHGLTDKELAMLKGCIKNKATAQEKLYKHFYGYAMSIALRYTGTHDESREVLNESFFKVFTRLDKYDFSKSFKGWMRRIVINTAIDYYRTNKKYINSAEITSAEEKEYDFDIVERLTAEEIMSLLQELPSHYQMVFNLYEIEGYSHKEIGEMLEIPEGTSRSNLTRAKQKLREMVKQLYDRNYARTVR from the coding sequence TTGGATGCATTAATATTAAAGCGTGATTGGGAAATAGAATTTAACTCGGAATTAAACTTGCAGCACGGGCTCACAGATAAAGAACTGGCAATGCTAAAAGGTTGCATAAAGAATAAGGCAACTGCACAGGAGAAGTTATACAAACACTTTTATGGCTATGCTATGTCAATTGCTTTGAGATACACCGGCACACATGACGAATCGAGAGAGGTTTTAAACGAGAGTTTCTTTAAAGTTTTTACAAGGCTCGATAAGTACGACTTTAGTAAATCTTTTAAAGGTTGGATGAGAAGAATTGTTATCAATACAGCAATTGATTATTACAGAACAAATAAAAAATACATTAACAGTGCTGAAATTACGTCTGCTGAAGAAAAAGAATATGACTTTGATATTGTCGAAAGACTAACTGCTGAGGAAATAATGTCACTGCTGCAAGAATTACCCTCGCATTATCAAATGGTATTTAACCTTTATGAAATAGAAGGGTATTCGCATAAAGAAATAGGGGAAATGCTCGAAATTCCAGAAGGCACGTCTCGTTCTAACCTGACTCGTGCCAAGCAGAAGTTAAGAGAAATGGTGAAACAACTATACGATAGAAATTATGCAAGAACAGTTCGATAA
- the recO gene encoding DNA repair protein RecO codes for MIFKTKGIVLNFVKFRESSIIVKIYTEKFGLKTYIVNGVRSSKAKANKIAYYQPLSLLELVIYNRENRDINRISEVKIEIPYQHIPFDHKKNLMAIFITEVLTKAVKEEESNEDLFNFLRSSFMFFDQLQNDFENFHIQFLIKLTNFLGFAPHKPSELGNYPGASDIKDEAFFKVLEKLFYSQYDQFIETSGSFRTAMLEYITKFYQFHIEGFGEIKSLNIIKELH; via the coding sequence ATGATATTCAAAACCAAAGGCATAGTTCTCAACTTTGTAAAATTTAGAGAAAGCTCCATTATTGTTAAGATTTATACCGAGAAATTCGGACTAAAAACTTATATAGTAAATGGAGTGAGAAGTAGTAAGGCAAAAGCTAACAAAATTGCCTATTACCAGCCTTTGTCTTTGCTAGAATTAGTAATCTACAACAGAGAAAACAGGGATATTAATAGAATTTCTGAAGTTAAAATTGAAATTCCTTACCAACACATCCCTTTTGATCATAAGAAAAACTTAATGGCGATTTTTATTACTGAGGTTTTAACTAAAGCCGTAAAAGAAGAAGAAAGCAACGAAGACTTGTTTAACTTTCTAAGATCGAGTTTTATGTTTTTTGATCAGTTGCAAAACGATTTCGAAAACTTTCACATTCAATTTCTTATCAAGCTCACAAATTTTCTTGGCTTTGCTCCTCATAAACCTTCTGAGTTGGGTAATTATCCGGGAGCATCAGACATTAAAGATGAAGCTTTTTTTAAAGTGCTAGAAAAATTATTTTATTCTCAGTACGATCAATTTATAGAAACAAGCGGAAGTTTTAGAACAGCCATGCTTGAATATATTACTAAATTTTACCAATTTCATATCGAAGGATTCGGCGAAATAAAATCTCTCAACATCATTAAAGAATTACATTAA
- a CDS encoding glucosaminidase domain-containing protein, with product MKEIKVTLPIVKHHGLPVRVRLGLDHFVWETQTGIIYYTFNKWLLTATLFLFMALIYFIKSKPEQITRVYNLVQKDGIFTDEAGEVHDIDFPYSEFDQVNNITEQKPEKANLSNEELRSSFMEQKHQLIYRYKTTFEANRAEQLPVEALLKMNKEISELFISENLNQFDDEVVAFFKNTDEIYKIETALMEQAKYHIPASIKMAQAVIATNYGKQVTDNNYFSIRDNDSKENQRTVTEYLTQEQILKYKEFIISYEPTKYKKPDLFACKIKQTFKKYYSPWASFRDHSTYLTKTNRFAPLFTLGNNYKEWAKKLGSPFHGGLGYSTNPDYGNELITVIEKYNLDLLDH from the coding sequence ATGAAAGAGATAAAAGTAACTTTACCAATTGTGAAGCACCATGGCCTACCTGTAAGAGTAAGGTTAGGGCTCGATCATTTTGTTTGGGAAACCCAAACAGGTATTATCTACTATACTTTTAACAAATGGTTGCTTACTGCTACATTATTCTTATTTATGGCGCTAATTTACTTTATTAAAAGTAAACCAGAACAAATTACAAGAGTTTATAATCTTGTTCAAAAAGATGGCATTTTTACTGACGAAGCAGGTGAAGTGCACGATATTGACTTTCCTTACTCAGAATTTGATCAAGTTAATAACATCACTGAGCAAAAACCTGAGAAAGCAAATCTTTCTAATGAAGAGTTGAGGTCTTCTTTTATGGAGCAAAAACACCAGCTTATTTACAGATACAAAACCACTTTTGAAGCTAATAGAGCAGAGCAACTTCCTGTAGAAGCTTTGCTAAAAATGAATAAAGAAATAAGTGAACTATTTATAAGCGAAAATCTTAATCAGTTTGATGACGAGGTTGTAGCATTTTTTAAAAACACAGATGAAATTTATAAAATAGAAACAGCCTTAATGGAACAGGCAAAATACCACATACCTGCTTCTATTAAAATGGCTCAAGCTGTAATTGCTACAAATTATGGCAAACAGGTAACAGACAACAATTACTTTAGTATTCGAGACAACGATAGCAAAGAAAATCAAAGAACTGTTACAGAATATCTCACCCAAGAGCAGATTTTAAAGTATAAAGAATTCATTATTTCTTACGAACCAACTAAATATAAAAAGCCAGATTTATTTGCTTGTAAAATCAAACAAACATTTAAAAAGTACTATTCACCTTGGGCATCTTTTAGAGATCACTCAACATACTTAACAAAGACCAACAGGTTTGCTCCTCTTTTTACACTTGGTAATAACTATAAGGAATGGGCTAAAAAACTAGGCTCGCCTTTTCATGGAGGTTTGGGCTATAGCACAAACCCAGATTACGGAAATGAACTTATTACAGTGATAGAAAAGTACAATCTTGATTTACTGGATCATTGA
- a CDS encoding N-acetylmuramoyl-L-alanine amidase family protein has product MKVIDTTKYFLAGLFITVLFYFSINSQLEKIGAIAPSSEQSDKSNPTFSAGISEAELARLIAKSPEVHEYYSFDNEGLNIYASPEDKTLNKAECKIYYEEFAVFNRLFKAADIETLKAIYSQKDTSRIDLEHYNGYFSENDYQHIDGSLPLSGIKIALDPGHIGGDMEMAILEGKYVRISKDKGKTVSEFNEGNIALETAQILAKKLIALGAKVMLSRDKKGVSAFNSTYDEWLQNDFETALKIELEADNIDQKQYTFLKTKADKKEIFHDFFKGLEIKERARKINGFHPDLCIVMHYNVDEENYWQRDREQNLMTSTAQNYSMVFMPGAFLANELGKVEERIQLLRLLVTNDVVASMKLSSFVAEEFTNTLKVPAISPYSEMGYIKRVSVFTGTPGVFARNLALTRMIHAPVCYGEPLCQDNDKEFQQLSNANKSRIKEVADAYFNGIIKYFKRPV; this is encoded by the coding sequence ATGAAGGTAATCGATACTACAAAGTATTTTTTAGCGGGCTTATTTATTACTGTACTTTTTTACTTTTCAATTAATTCTCAACTGGAAAAAATTGGTGCAATAGCTCCCAGTTCAGAACAATCTGATAAGAGTAACCCTACTTTTTCAGCTGGTATTTCTGAAGCTGAACTGGCACGTCTAATCGCAAAATCTCCAGAAGTACATGAGTATTATTCTTTTGATAATGAAGGATTGAATATTTATGCCAGCCCAGAAGACAAAACCCTAAACAAAGCGGAGTGCAAGATTTATTACGAAGAGTTTGCTGTATTTAATAGACTTTTTAAAGCAGCTGATATTGAAACCTTAAAAGCGATTTACTCTCAAAAAGATACTTCTCGCATCGATCTCGAACATTATAATGGTTACTTCTCAGAAAATGATTACCAACACATAGATGGAAGTTTACCTTTATCAGGAATAAAAATCGCCCTAGATCCCGGCCACATAGGTGGAGATATGGAAATGGCAATTTTAGAAGGAAAATATGTACGCATTAGTAAAGATAAAGGCAAAACAGTAAGTGAGTTTAACGAAGGAAACATTGCCCTAGAAACGGCACAGATACTAGCTAAAAAGTTGATTGCTTTGGGGGCAAAAGTAATGTTATCCAGAGATAAAAAAGGTGTAAGTGCTTTTAACTCAACTTACGATGAATGGCTACAAAACGACTTTGAAACTGCTTTAAAAATAGAATTAGAAGCAGATAACATCGATCAAAAACAATATACCTTCCTAAAAACCAAAGCGGATAAGAAAGAAATATTCCATGATTTTTTTAAAGGATTAGAAATAAAAGAAAGGGCAAGAAAGATAAATGGCTTCCATCCAGATTTGTGCATAGTAATGCATTATAATGTAGATGAAGAAAATTACTGGCAAAGAGACAGAGAGCAAAACCTAATGACCTCAACAGCACAAAATTACTCTATGGTTTTTATGCCAGGTGCATTTCTCGCTAACGAATTAGGCAAGGTAGAAGAAAGAATTCAACTATTAAGATTACTAGTTACAAATGATGTTGTAGCTTCTATGAAGCTTTCCAGCTTTGTTGCAGAAGAGTTTACAAACACCTTAAAAGTACCAGCCATTAGCCCATATTCAGAAATGGGCTATATTAAAAGGGTTTCAGTGTTTACAGGCACTCCCGGCGTATTTGCAAGAAACCTCGCTCTTACCAGAATGATTCATGCGCCTGTTTGCTATGGCGAACCGCTTTGCCAAGATAATGACAAAGAATTCCAGCAATTGTCAAATGCTAATAAGAGCAGAATAAAAGAAGTAGCCGATGCTTATTTTAATGGTATAATCAAATACTTTAAAAGGCCTGTTTAA
- a CDS encoding alpha/beta hydrolase: MSFFKRYFFPTLLILLLISCTKTDNPFKGSWIGTAETKPFPELLYLYNDSSLLVKMFYSGIELHQASNYSIDGNQIKFEVNQPEFRGEFEGKLEQNIIKGKLKSGDNIFDCNFVNIQPEGPEIVSQFSGFYQLGAEHIIQFTPYALDFSLTPLSVTDFKTGKKRIAFPQGNNSYIAGERMLSPYPTDFAVSFEKGSGDTLKVQFTSDGKTIEGKRLADLDKIIEFSAQNDDISLKANLNLPASEGPFPLVVIVHGAGNQSRSNYTLEDFAALLPYYGIATLIYDKRGCGESEGDLQSADFETLGKDVEALIKAATEYTEIDKNKIGLMGIDQAGYLMPIIANENKDIQFIVGISTPILGMQEQELHACAMRMESDGFAESDINAALEYQKTMFAYLGGKIDSVQFQNASDEMAKEAWSDYVTSFDKKEWINWWRKNYHFSPLEPLSKINIPTFMSYGGQDQLTNPEENLAELSKILSGEEHQHKIYPKANHFMYIAGNRGDFQLTEIKGYPEGVFNEINEWIAEKFGLIGSE, from the coding sequence ATGTCTTTTTTTAAAAGATACTTCTTTCCTACACTGCTGATTTTATTATTAATATCTTGTACAAAAACTGATAATCCATTTAAAGGAAGTTGGATCGGTACGGCAGAAACCAAACCTTTTCCAGAGCTACTATACCTATATAATGACTCCAGTTTATTAGTAAAAATGTTTTATTCTGGAATTGAACTACACCAAGCAAGCAACTATTCTATTGATGGAAATCAAATAAAATTTGAAGTAAATCAACCTGAGTTTAGAGGTGAGTTTGAAGGTAAGCTTGAGCAAAACATTATTAAAGGAAAATTAAAAAGTGGTGATAATATATTTGACTGCAACTTTGTAAACATCCAACCAGAAGGTCCTGAGATTGTAAGTCAATTCTCTGGTTTCTATCAATTAGGAGCAGAACACATCATTCAATTTACACCTTACGCATTAGATTTTTCTCTTACACCTCTTAGTGTAACAGATTTTAAAACAGGCAAAAAAAGAATTGCTTTTCCTCAAGGCAACAACAGTTATATTGCTGGCGAAAGAATGCTCAGCCCCTATCCAACAGACTTTGCTGTTTCTTTTGAAAAAGGAAGTGGTGATACATTAAAAGTACAATTTACTTCAGATGGAAAAACGATAGAAGGCAAACGTTTGGCCGATCTGGATAAAATAATTGAGTTCTCTGCACAAAATGATGACATTAGCTTAAAAGCAAATCTAAACCTACCAGCAAGTGAAGGCCCGTTTCCTTTAGTTGTAATCGTACATGGAGCTGGCAACCAAAGTAGAAGCAACTACACACTAGAAGATTTTGCTGCCTTATTACCTTATTACGGCATTGCTACCCTTATTTACGACAAAAGAGGTTGTGGTGAATCTGAAGGAGATTTACAAAGTGCAGATTTTGAAACACTGGGCAAAGATGTAGAAGCTCTAATAAAAGCCGCTACTGAATATACAGAAATAGATAAAAACAAAATTGGTTTAATGGGTATTGATCAGGCGGGTTACCTTATGCCTATTATTGCAAATGAAAATAAAGACATCCAATTTATTGTAGGTATCTCCACACCTATTCTCGGTATGCAAGAACAGGAACTCCATGCCTGTGCCATGCGAATGGAAAGCGATGGCTTTGCTGAAAGTGATATAAATGCTGCTTTAGAATATCAAAAAACAATGTTTGCCTACCTAGGTGGAAAAATTGATTCTGTTCAATTCCAAAATGCATCTGATGAAATGGCAAAAGAAGCTTGGAGCGATTATGTAACATCATTCGATAAAAAAGAATGGATTAATTGGTGGAGAAAAAATTATCATTTTTCACCTTTAGAGCCGCTGAGCAAAATAAACATCCCAACTTTTATGAGTTATGGTGGCCAAGACCAACTCACAAATCCAGAAGAAAATCTTGCAGAACTAAGCAAAATACTTTCGGGAGAGGAACACCAACACAAAATCTACCCTAAAGCAAACCACTTTATGTACATTGCCGGAAACAGAGGAGACTTTCAGCTAACAGAAATTAAAGGTTATCCGGAAGGTGTATTTAATGAAATAAATGAATGGATTGCCGAAAAATTTGGTTTGATTGGTTCAGAATAA
- a CDS encoding glycoside hydrolase family 73 protein yields MKPEIRFKLPLISYRNKPVFFGIKGSSFYGEYNGGNSIFIFHSNVLIALVCLVPFFLLFFGERPQQVKNVYTLVQGNSQEILNYEDFDDVPVLPEDPDFLFDEELEAVENELFQQTSHEESKRARFIKEREKLIYRFKKNAKQWRLEDMDNATLGDLNKQISNLFIRIILDNSKVEKHVYKYFTDPTDLYKLETALMEQVKYHVPASITLAQSALETGYGSRIIHNNFFGIKSKVKNKSKNAPLSVTTEYYTDQELKRNKSKVISKKKVYKNGKYFWQCRIKDHFVVYNNAWESFRDHSKFLSENERYHPLFVGGKNYQAWADKIGSTKYGGVGYATSPLYGKLLKGIIRRYHLDLLDY; encoded by the coding sequence ATGAAACCTGAAATCAGATTTAAGTTACCATTAATTTCTTATCGCAATAAACCAGTTTTTTTTGGAATAAAAGGCAGTTCATTTTACGGTGAATACAATGGAGGAAATTCCATATTTATCTTTCACAGTAATGTATTAATTGCACTAGTTTGCCTCGTTCCTTTTTTCTTACTTTTCTTTGGAGAAAGGCCACAACAAGTTAAGAATGTATATACACTCGTACAGGGAAACTCGCAAGAGATTCTTAATTACGAAGATTTTGACGATGTACCTGTATTACCAGAAGATCCAGACTTTCTTTTTGATGAAGAGCTTGAAGCAGTAGAAAATGAACTCTTTCAACAAACCTCGCACGAAGAATCTAAGAGAGCCAGATTTATAAAGGAGCGCGAAAAATTGATTTACAGATTTAAGAAAAACGCAAAGCAGTGGCGATTAGAAGATATGGATAATGCGACTCTTGGTGATTTAAATAAGCAAATCTCAAATCTCTTTATTCGAATTATTCTGGATAATAGCAAGGTAGAAAAGCATGTATACAAATATTTTACTGATCCTACAGATTTATACAAATTAGAAACCGCTCTAATGGAACAAGTTAAATACCATGTACCAGCTTCTATTACACTGGCTCAGTCTGCATTAGAAACCGGATATGGAAGCAGAATTATTCACAACAATTTTTTTGGAATAAAATCTAAAGTAAAGAACAAATCTAAAAATGCGCCTCTATCTGTAACTACAGAATACTACACAGACCAAGAGTTAAAAAGAAACAAGTCTAAAGTAATTTCTAAAAAGAAGGTATATAAAAACGGTAAGTACTTTTGGCAGTGCAGAATTAAAGATCACTTTGTGGTTTACAACAATGCATGGGAATCTTTTAGAGATCACTCAAAATTCCTAAGCGAAAATGAAAGGTATCATCCTTTATTTGTTGGAGGCAAAAACTACCAAGCTTGGGCAGATAAAATTGGCTCTACAAAATACGGTGGAGTTGGTTATGCTACTTCTCCGCTATATGGCAAATTACTTAAAGGTATTATAAGAAGATATCACCTAGACCTATTAGATTATTAA
- a CDS encoding dihydrolipoamide acetyltransferase family protein codes for MSQLEMVMPKMGESVMEGTILKWLKQVGDSIEQDESVLEVATDKVDTDVPAPFSGVLKQILANEGDVVEVDKPIAIIETTETFNGESHNEHEDEPEEQELVVANSEAQVEAISNYQNGESANNGFYSPLVMNIAKTEKITATELEKIKGTGKDNRLTKKDILSYLDTRTDATVASKKTVAAKAANITSPIEATNITNSFSGGQAQSQSLNGHQEIIEMDRMRKMIADRMVESKRISPHVTSFVEADVTDLVKWRDKHKNEFKKREGSSLTYTPIFIQAIVKALKEYPLVNISVDGSKIIVKKEINIGMAVALPSGNLIVPVIRNADYYNLTGLALKVNDLAERARTNQLKPDELTGGTYTISNVGTFGNVMGTPIIVQPQVAIMAIGAIKKKPAVIETDKGDFIGIRNMMFLSHSYDHRVVDGSLGGMFVRKVADYLENFDTDQQV; via the coding sequence ATGAGCCAGTTAGAGATGGTAATGCCAAAAATGGGAGAAAGCGTAATGGAGGGGACTATATTAAAATGGCTAAAACAAGTTGGCGATAGTATTGAACAAGACGAGTCAGTTCTTGAAGTTGCTACAGATAAAGTAGATACAGATGTGCCTGCACCCTTTAGTGGTGTGTTAAAGCAAATATTGGCTAATGAAGGTGATGTTGTAGAAGTAGATAAGCCAATAGCTATTATCGAAACTACCGAAACATTTAATGGTGAATCGCATAACGAGCATGAAGACGAGCCAGAAGAACAAGAATTAGTTGTAGCTAACAGTGAAGCTCAGGTAGAAGCAATAAGTAATTATCAAAATGGTGAAAGTGCTAACAATGGCTTTTACTCTCCATTAGTAATGAACATTGCAAAAACTGAAAAAATAACAGCAACTGAATTAGAGAAAATAAAAGGTACTGGTAAAGATAACAGGTTAACCAAAAAGGATATTCTTTCTTATCTGGACACTAGAACAGATGCAACTGTTGCTTCTAAAAAAACTGTAGCAGCAAAAGCTGCAAACATTACCAGCCCGATTGAAGCAACTAATATTACAAATTCTTTTTCGGGAGGTCAGGCCCAGTCTCAGTCATTAAATGGCCATCAAGAAATTATTGAGATGGATAGAATGCGTAAAATGATTGCCGACCGCATGGTTGAATCAAAACGTATTTCACCACACGTTACTTCATTTGTTGAAGCTGATGTTACCGATCTAGTAAAATGGAGAGACAAACATAAAAACGAGTTCAAGAAAAGAGAGGGTTCTTCGCTTACTTATACGCCAATATTTATACAAGCCATTGTAAAAGCACTAAAAGAATATCCTTTAGTGAATATCTCTGTAGATGGTAGTAAAATTATTGTAAAGAAAGAAATTAACATCGGAATGGCAGTAGCATTGCCAAGTGGTAACTTAATTGTTCCAGTAATTCGTAATGCAGACTATTACAACTTGACTGGTCTTGCTCTTAAAGTAAATGACCTGGCAGAAAGAGCAAGAACCAACCAACTTAAACCAGACGAACTAACAGGTGGCACGTATACCATTTCTAATGTTGGTACTTTTGGTAATGTAATGGGAACGCCAATAATTGTTCAACCTCAGGTAGCAATTATGGCAATTGGTGCGATTAAGAAAAAACCTGCTGTAATAGAAACTGATAAGGGAGATTTTATTGGTATTAGAAATATGATGTTCTTATCTCACTCTTACGATCACCGTGTGGTAGATGGCTCATTGGGAGGAATGTTTGTAAGAAAAGTGGCAGATTACCTAGAAAATTTCGATACAGATCAACAAGTATAA
- the rny gene encoding ribonuclease Y: MTETTIIVAILALIVGILIGRFLLRKVLKQYEVEAKKKADIILKEAEIKAEGIKKDKMLEAKEKEMKIQNELNKKKNQLLTNEGKLRNIEAKLKQTEKKQKERESTLSKQQEMLKNKETELERRREDIKKQVDVLDKRMLEAEEMRKEQIDKLEKISNLKVDEAREQLMEALRDEARAKASVHVKNILEEAKLSAAKEAKKVILTTVQRTAAEHAIENCVSVFNLESDEVKGKIIGREGRNIRALEASTGVEIIVDDTPEAIIISGFDPVRREIARLALQRLVADGRIHPARIEEVVSKTRKSMNEEIMELGERTAIDLGIHGLHPALVKLVGRMRFRSSYGQNLLQHSREVANLAATMAAELGLNAKQAKRAGLLHDIGKVPEEESELPHAILGMQWAEKYGEHPDVCNAIGAHHDEIEMKSMIAPIVQACDAISGSRPGARREMMESYIKRLEELEALALSFKGVNKCYAMQAGRELRVMVDAENVSDEEASQLSFEISSKIEKDMQYPGQIKVTVIREMRAVNYAR, encoded by the coding sequence ATGACAGAGACAACTATAATAGTAGCCATTTTGGCGCTAATAGTAGGAATTCTTATTGGTAGATTCCTACTTAGGAAGGTACTTAAACAGTACGAGGTAGAGGCTAAGAAAAAAGCAGATATTATATTAAAAGAGGCTGAAATTAAGGCAGAAGGCATTAAAAAAGACAAAATGCTCGAAGCTAAAGAGAAAGAAATGAAGATTCAGAATGAACTGAATAAGAAGAAAAATCAGCTTCTCACAAATGAAGGTAAACTGCGAAACATTGAAGCCAAATTAAAGCAAACAGAAAAAAAGCAGAAAGAGAGAGAGTCTACGCTTTCTAAACAACAAGAAATGCTCAAAAACAAAGAAACTGAGCTAGAGAGAAGAAGAGAGGACATTAAAAAGCAAGTAGATGTGCTAGATAAAAGAATGCTTGAGGCTGAGGAAATGCGCAAAGAGCAAATTGATAAGCTCGAAAAAATATCAAACCTTAAAGTAGACGAGGCGCGTGAGCAGCTTATGGAAGCTTTACGAGATGAGGCAAGAGCGAAAGCTTCTGTACATGTGAAAAACATTTTAGAAGAAGCTAAACTTAGCGCGGCAAAAGAGGCGAAAAAAGTAATTCTTACTACTGTACAACGTACAGCTGCTGAACATGCAATAGAAAACTGTGTGTCTGTTTTTAACCTCGAAAGTGATGAAGTAAAAGGTAAAATCATTGGTAGAGAAGGTAGAAACATTAGAGCATTAGAAGCGTCTACAGGTGTAGAAATTATTGTTGATGATACTCCTGAGGCCATTATTATCTCAGGCTTCGATCCTGTAAGAAGAGAGATTGCAAGGCTAGCTTTACAAAGACTTGTGGCTGATGGCCGTATTCACCCTGCAAGAATCGAAGAAGTGGTTTCCAAGACCAGAAAGAGCATGAATGAGGAGATTATGGAATTGGGTGAGCGTACTGCAATAGATTTGGGAATTCACGGTTTACACCCTGCTTTAGTGAAGTTAGTAGGTAGAATGAGGTTCCGTTCTTCTTATGGACAAAACTTATTGCAGCACTCTCGTGAAGTAGCGAATTTGGCAGCTACTATGGCAGCCGAATTAGGGCTTAATGCTAAGCAAGCAAAAAGGGCTGGATTACTTCATGATATTGGTAAGGTTCCCGAAGAGGAATCTGAATTGCCTCACGCAATTTTAGGTATGCAATGGGCAGAAAAATACGGAGAACACCCAGATGTTTGTAATGCTATTGGAGCTCACCACGATGAGATTGAAATGAAAAGTATGATCGCTCCGATCGTTCAAGCATGCGATGCAATCTCTGGTTCTAGACCAGGAGCACGTAGGGAAATGATGGAATCTTACATAAAAAGGCTCGAAGAATTGGAAGCTTTGGCATTATCTTTCAAGGGGGTGAACAAGTGTTATGCGATGCAAGCAGGTAGAGAACTAAGGGTGATGGTAGATGCCGAAAACGTTAGTGACGAAGAGGCAAGCCAGCTTTCGTTCGAAATTTCATCTAAAATTGAGAAGGATATGCAGTACCCCGGACAGATAAAAGTTACTGTAATTCGTGAAATGAGAGCAGTAAACTATGCAAGGTAA